One window of the Mycoplasmopsis anatis genome contains the following:
- a CDS encoding thioredoxin family protein, which yields MFKELMWNEAESKIANTKDVVFFVEFTTKWCNDCKIMKPIVNSLAEQYSEDSNIQFIKIDAEDSELFRNYTNKLQILKVPTHMIFLNNEIINKGYEYWPKEILNSWIEKALSLIEK from the coding sequence ATGTTTAAGGAATTAATGTGAAATGAAGCAGAAAGCAAAATTGCTAACACTAAAGATGTAGTATTTTTTGTCGAATTTACAACAAAATGATGTAATGATTGTAAAATTATGAAACCAATAGTTAATTCACTTGCTGAACAATATAGTGAAGATTCGAATATACAATTTATTAAAATTGACGCTGAAGATTCAGAACTTTTTAGAAATTACACTAATAAATTGCAAATCTTAAAAGTTCCTACACATATGATTTTTCTAAATAATGAAATTATTAATAAAGGTTATGAATATTGGCCAAAAGAGATATTAAATTCATGAATTGAAAAGGCACTATCACTTATTGAAAAATAG
- a CDS encoding P68 family surface lipoprotein, with protein MKNKLILGVSGALTMTSFIAFSAACDNSRKDDKKGSVSVFDVDYDIDDPFVPIANKNNSAISGSYEQNTDQIKIGLTWSKSGNQYKILDSLVKYYNASVKEKTDKEVVIHSLGSSYGEGGTKLDQFLSGKDKTGSYNLIFNYSPNAGKLAERGMLLNFRDKDSSVDLDKSNFDKNFTEISNNVEHIQYSNGFWVVPGFKSTNTLSVNQPVLAYILKNMVAKGATVDPDFQELYDKILKAGSSDEAGVADIWGQPVENASEIVKGYVIKSSFLTQYQQMLKFAEIAQKLFTNSVKANTSLHVMGIDDAAGVFNQSVYSHNYVANIKEDGLHKVAKVDGITQVSFDNISKNDATRRAAEEIFNSVKSALESSGLKLYGDGAYSSNDQVYHKMAFSIGSSAGYAHNYNNATKQINFKAKLSTGDSIEIPLTKYNVYQLSNEVSAEHQSQGVKTYISSYKNLVFGFGADTSKGTGYDYKFATKEDNDLFTKNQQLINANRILLITEDNATKAKELEKLLKSFNTVEGNKAAYLGKVENVKTAGKFAFFVGFNGVNKSKDGNLTAEEISALNSLASDESVKIEETSGSKILSQSELLVMPTPLKWNDLSSRSIVYTQGPSIIGIRSTESDDKQTKKFVKWLLTSTDKIKLENNDFRGISAEFLAATHTPVEFIQYVANYFIPTNNFTKLADDTFGSNAALNVSLQMFKKASQNEDVFIFEEPCATLSDKFWSQIVSQFKTVQNKIEQGKSNEINFVNDFVNQLNPRQ; from the coding sequence ATGAAAAATAAATTAATATTAGGAGTTTCAGGAGCATTAACAATGACTTCATTCATTGCTTTCTCTGCTGCATGTGATAACTCTAGAAAAGATGATAAAAAAGGTAGTGTATCAGTTTTTGATGTTGATTATGATATTGATGATCCATTTGTTCCGATTGCCAATAAAAATAATTCAGCTATTTCTGGTTCATATGAACAAAATACAGATCAAATTAAAATTGGTTTAACATGATCAAAAAGTGGTAACCAATACAAAATATTAGATAGTTTGGTTAAATATTACAATGCAAGTGTTAAAGAAAAAACAGATAAAGAAGTTGTAATTCACAGTTTAGGTTCTTCTTATGGAGAAGGTGGTACTAAGTTAGATCAGTTCCTTAGTGGAAAAGATAAAACAGGTTCATACAACTTAATTTTTAACTATTCACCTAATGCTGGTAAATTAGCTGAAAGAGGTATGTTACTTAACTTTAGAGATAAAGATAGCTCTGTAGATTTAGATAAATCTAATTTTGATAAAAACTTTACTGAAATTAGTAATAATGTTGAACACATTCAATACTCTAACGGGTTCTGAGTTGTACCTGGATTCAAAAGTACAAACACTTTATCAGTTAACCAACCAGTATTAGCATACATTCTTAAGAATATGGTTGCTAAAGGTGCTACTGTAGATCCAGATTTCCAAGAATTATACGATAAAATTCTTAAAGCTGGTTCATCTGATGAAGCTGGAGTTGCTGATATTTGAGGTCAACCAGTTGAAAATGCTTCAGAAATTGTAAAAGGTTATGTAATTAAATCTTCATTCTTAACACAATACCAACAAATGTTGAAATTTGCAGAAATTGCACAAAAATTATTTACAAATTCAGTTAAAGCAAACACAAGTCTTCATGTAATGGGAATTGACGATGCTGCTGGTGTGTTTAATCAATCAGTTTATTCACACAACTACGTAGCAAACATAAAAGAAGATGGATTACACAAAGTAGCAAAAGTTGATGGAATTACTCAAGTAAGTTTTGATAATATTAGTAAAAATGATGCTACAAGAAGAGCTGCTGAAGAAATATTTAACTCAGTTAAATCAGCTTTAGAGTCTAGTGGATTAAAACTTTATGGTGATGGAGCATATTCTTCAAATGACCAAGTATACCACAAGATGGCATTCTCAATTGGTTCAAGTGCCGGATATGCACACAATTATAATAATGCTACAAAACAAATTAATTTCAAAGCAAAATTAAGTACAGGTGATTCAATTGAGATACCACTTACTAAGTACAATGTATACCAATTATCAAATGAAGTATCTGCTGAGCACCAATCACAAGGTGTAAAAACATACATTTCATCATATAAAAATTTAGTTTTTGGATTTGGAGCTGACACTTCAAAAGGTACAGGATACGATTATAAATTCGCTACAAAAGAAGATAATGATTTATTCACAAAAAATCAACAATTAATTAATGCTAACAGAATTTTATTAATCACTGAAGATAATGCTACAAAAGCAAAAGAACTTGAAAAACTACTTAAATCATTCAATACTGTTGAAGGAAATAAAGCTGCATATTTAGGAAAAGTAGAAAATGTTAAAACAGCAGGTAAATTTGCGTTCTTTGTTGGATTTAACGGTGTTAATAAGAGCAAAGATGGTAACTTAACAGCGGAAGAAATTAGTGCACTTAACTCTTTAGCATCTGACGAATCTGTAAAAATTGAAGAAACATCAGGATCAAAAATTTTAAGTCAATCAGAATTATTAGTTATGCCAACACCACTAAAATGAAATGATTTATCATCTAGATCAATTGTTTATACACAAGGTCCATCAATCATTGGAATTCGTTCAACTGAAAGCGATGATAAACAAACTAAAAAATTCGTTAAATGACTTTTAACTTCTACTGATAAAATTAAATTAGAAAATAATGATTTTAGAGGTATATCTGCAGAATTCTTAGCTGCTACACATACTCCAGTTGAATTTATTCAATATGTAGCAAACTACTTTATTCCTACAAATAACTTTACTAAATTAGCTGATGATACTTTTGGAAGTAATGCTGCGTTAAATGTGTCATTACAAATGTTTAAGAAAGCTTCTCAAAATGAAGATGTATTCATTTTTGAAGAACCATGTGCAACATTATCAGATAAATTCTGATCTCAAATTGTTTCACAATTCAAAACTGTTCAAAACAAAATTGAACAAGGTAAATCAAATGAAATTAACTTTGTTAATGATTTCGTAAATCAATTAAACCCAAGACAATAA
- a CDS encoding thermonuclease family protein — protein sequence MIFNKKSKLLFLTSSLPLSLSFIALSASCDSESDVIKPAKVVLNTDRTGTLATLRDENNKRFTKQEIQNLIDKKLRNIVEKHVKNIQSNKIFDSSSSFDFKDKLGYPLKEIWPNIQFEFSGLDLKLSQPGELYLVVSSEMSYPDTETIENFNKNTKELKNVKQLLNLQIVFRSGQKVVTIENTDFTVEISRDKSFNSIAELEQTALGQEKFKPVNINWESETFKPLIMKGTIVAISDGDTATIRLTEIPEKFQEQYSVGSEYRVRIAAIDTPEKAIGSGGNSIKSKPFEYTFAEWSTKFAEENLMGQEVIFWSNGEEDAYKRLVGDFFINKKSEPNGNYQYSYSAEIVRAGLTLPYDINTILFKSIYQSDKTSYKTNIYPIIAEAAEEAYINQNGFYKLVESPFGIQKTIYKNKENSGWELFFRRSVYTNRGDLYKINPTLTFSILDWIKELENNKEN from the coding sequence ATGATTTTTAATAAAAAAAGTAAATTGTTATTTTTAACATCAAGCTTACCTTTATCACTATCTTTTATTGCTTTATCCGCATCTTGTGATTCAGAAAGTGATGTGATAAAACCAGCAAAAGTTGTGTTAAATACTGATAGAACTGGCACATTAGCTACATTGAGGGATGAAAATAACAAAAGATTCACTAAGCAAGAAATTCAAAATTTAATTGATAAGAAATTAAGAAATATCGTTGAAAAACACGTTAAAAACATACAAAGTAATAAAATATTTGACTCATCAAGCTCATTTGATTTCAAAGATAAATTAGGTTATCCATTAAAAGAGATATGACCAAATATCCAATTCGAATTTTCTGGGTTAGACCTTAAATTAAGTCAACCTGGAGAACTATATTTAGTTGTCTCAAGCGAAATGAGTTATCCGGATACTGAAACAATCGAAAACTTCAATAAAAATACCAAAGAATTAAAGAATGTTAAACAATTATTAAACTTGCAAATCGTCTTTAGAAGTGGACAAAAAGTTGTGACCATCGAAAATACTGATTTTACAGTTGAAATTTCAAGGGATAAATCATTTAATTCAATTGCTGAATTAGAACAAACTGCTTTAGGTCAAGAAAAGTTCAAACCAGTTAATATAAATTGAGAAAGCGAAACATTCAAACCATTAATCATGAAAGGTACAATTGTGGCTATTTCCGATGGAGATACAGCTACAATCAGGCTAACAGAAATACCTGAAAAGTTTCAAGAACAATATTCAGTTGGTTCTGAATATAGAGTTAGAATTGCCGCTATAGACACACCTGAAAAAGCTATAGGTTCAGGAGGCAATTCAATTAAATCAAAACCTTTTGAATATACTTTTGCTGAATGATCAACTAAATTTGCCGAAGAAAACTTAATGGGACAAGAAGTAATTTTCTGATCTAACGGTGAAGAAGATGCATACAAAAGACTTGTAGGAGACTTCTTTATCAATAAAAAAAGTGAACCCAATGGTAATTACCAATATTCTTACTCAGCAGAGATTGTAAGAGCTGGATTAACATTACCATATGATATAAACACAATTTTATTCAAATCAATATATCAAAGTGATAAAACCTCATATAAAACTAACATTTATCCAATAATTGCTGAAGCTGCTGAAGAAGCATATATAAATCAAAATGGTTTCTATAAATTGGTTGAATCACCTTTTGGAATACAAAAAACTATATATAAAAATAAAGAAAATTCAGGTTGAGAGTTATTCTTCCGTCGTTCAGTTTACACTAATCGTGGAGATCTATATAAAATCAACCCGACATTAACATTTAGCATCCTAGATTGAATTAAAGAATTAGAAAATAATAAGGAAAATTAA
- a CDS encoding ATP-binding cassette domain-containing protein, with the protein MEKQNNIKNKYSMTLLTEEQIKIIEELSNESDNRDQSEIPAIELKNLYIDFGETLAVDDVSFKIPEGKLVTLLGPSGSGKSTTLNAIAGLLTPTSGKILFRGKDVTSFSPQKRKLGFVFQNYALYPHMSVYANIAFPLKNDAAWKNNVIFKKNLAKNRIMEIYLRKLGATNEEIEELHVAHKWTKTISEELTFRLNNINAKLSSDVEVAQSRYKLVSVHENSELSKLAKDILKNQSLTKKETKQKIRLVKEKFKENKNSGLVQSNLTHSEVLQSIDKELFKFNPTKNIEEIQDQIAKIQSAILSLTSVQFDDLLLSERIKVIKAEDKLISLVMKYKYQINSLKIREKYKEEKIKEKENYEKAKEDYKLAYSENEELKTLKSYDKTLAKLVKNNYNHIKKTLLSKYPTLDKVMKEDASQGRKMLDIKEKEAIKELTKDIISIRQAIHNEVMEVAKRVEIIPILQKKPTRLSGGQQQRVSIARAIVKKPQILLMDEPLSNLDAKLRISTRQWIREIQQSLGITTVFVTHDQEEAMSISDIVICMSMARVQQMGSPMELYNKPKNQFVARFLGMPEMGLFPAKYEKGKIFIDQTVISNINIKDKETAQLNVGVRSEDFEIVKTKATADFTGIVKVVENFGKESKLIVEIPNIGKINFLLDNKMHYELGQEIFFNLPKNRLHIFDAITEERLEYEVKK; encoded by the coding sequence ATGGAAAAACAAAATAACATAAAAAATAAGTACTCAATGACACTTTTAACAGAAGAACAAATTAAAATTATTGAGGAACTTTCTAATGAATCAGATAATAGAGATCAAAGTGAAATTCCTGCAATAGAACTTAAAAACTTATATATAGATTTTGGTGAAACATTGGCTGTTGATGATGTTAGTTTTAAAATTCCTGAAGGTAAGTTAGTAACTCTTCTTGGACCATCTGGTTCTGGTAAATCAACAACATTGAATGCCATAGCTGGACTTCTTACACCAACATCGGGTAAAATTTTATTCAGAGGTAAAGATGTAACGAGTTTTTCACCTCAAAAAAGAAAACTTGGATTTGTGTTCCAAAACTATGCTCTTTATCCACACATGTCAGTTTATGCAAATATCGCTTTTCCTTTAAAGAATGATGCTGCTTGAAAAAATAACGTAATATTCAAAAAGAATTTAGCTAAAAATAGAATTATGGAAATTTATCTTAGAAAACTTGGTGCAACTAATGAAGAAATTGAAGAACTTCACGTTGCACACAAATGAACTAAGACAATTTCTGAAGAACTTACATTTAGATTGAATAATATTAACGCTAAATTATCAAGTGATGTTGAGGTTGCTCAAAGTAGATATAAATTAGTATCAGTTCATGAAAATTCTGAGCTATCAAAATTAGCTAAAGATATTCTTAAAAATCAATCATTAACTAAAAAAGAAACTAAACAAAAAATTAGATTAGTAAAAGAAAAATTCAAAGAAAATAAAAATTCTGGTCTAGTTCAATCTAATTTAACTCATTCTGAGGTTTTACAAAGTATTGATAAAGAATTATTCAAATTTAATCCAACCAAAAATATCGAAGAAATTCAAGATCAAATTGCCAAAATTCAGTCAGCAATATTATCACTTACATCAGTTCAATTTGATGATTTACTTCTTTCAGAGAGAATTAAAGTTATCAAAGCTGAAGATAAGCTTATTTCATTAGTTATGAAATATAAATACCAAATTAATTCTTTAAAAATTAGAGAAAAATATAAAGAAGAAAAAATAAAAGAAAAAGAAAATTATGAAAAAGCTAAAGAGGATTACAAATTAGCATATTCAGAAAATGAAGAGCTTAAAACATTGAAATCTTATGACAAAACCTTAGCTAAACTAGTAAAGAATAATTATAACCACATTAAAAAAACCTTATTATCAAAATATCCAACATTAGACAAAGTTATGAAGGAAGATGCTTCACAAGGTCGTAAAATGTTAGATATTAAAGAAAAAGAAGCAATTAAAGAATTAACAAAAGACATTATTTCTATTCGTCAAGCTATCCATAATGAAGTTATGGAAGTTGCTAAACGTGTTGAAATAATTCCTATTCTTCAAAAGAAACCTACCCGTTTATCAGGTGGTCAACAACAACGTGTTTCTATTGCACGTGCAATTGTTAAAAAACCACAGATTCTATTAATGGATGAACCTCTTTCAAACTTAGATGCTAAGTTACGTATCTCTACACGTCAATGAATTCGTGAAATTCAACAATCTCTTGGAATTACTACAGTGTTTGTTACTCACGATCAAGAAGAAGCTATGAGTATTAGTGATATTGTTATCTGTATGTCGATGGCTAGAGTACAACAAATGGGTTCACCAATGGAACTTTACAACAAACCTAAAAATCAATTCGTTGCTAGATTCTTAGGTATGCCTGAAATGGGTCTTTTCCCTGCTAAATATGAAAAAGGAAAGATCTTTATCGATCAGACAGTAATATCAAATATTAATATTAAAGATAAAGAAACTGCACAACTAAATGTTGGTGTGCGTTCAGAAGATTTTGAAATAGTTAAAACAAAAGCAACAGCAGACTTTACAGGAATTGTTAAAGTTGTTGAAAACTTCGGAAAAGAAAGTAAATTGATTGTAGAAATTCCTAATATTGGAAAAATTAATTTCCTTCTAGATAATAAAATGCATTATGAATTAGGACAAGAAATTTTCTTTAATCTTCCAAAAAATAGACTTCACATCTTTGATGCTATAACTGAAGAGAGATTAGAATATGAAGTTAAAAAGTAA
- a CDS encoding carbohydrate ABC transporter permease, translating to MKLKSNSTYARIGEKVKPLFNWSVRKQSVSKSNLSTTVLDKRTPFYVPFILLLPALILISMFTIVPMIYNIINSFSDSVTLKFTLKNYIETFTSLEYAIGFRNSFIYGILVLPFVLMISLVVSSVIAKLYRKWARGFWQTVFFMPYITNGVAISLTFIQVFEQKGVLNQIIGTDIAWLKEGSQDGFHAVVALIINGVWGGLAFNILIFTTAMLSVDKNLYHSASIDGTGGVKQFFSITLPSIKSTINFLITLGIIGGIKVFPLALFENKPTDAIANGASTLMLYIFQKTKEGNLYLSGASSIALFVIGVTFSSIIRGGFFAAQTTLNYLGERNVWVKVEMTKSTHKETLKKK from the coding sequence ATGAAGTTAAAAAGTAACTCCACTTATGCTAGAATCGGTGAAAAAGTTAAACCATTATTTAACTGATCCGTTAGAAAGCAATCAGTTTCAAAATCAAATTTATCAACAACAGTATTAGATAAAAGGACACCATTTTATGTACCTTTTATACTATTACTACCTGCTTTAATATTAATTTCAATGTTTACAATTGTTCCGATGATCTATAACATAATAAATTCATTTTCGGACAGTGTTACATTAAAATTTACCCTTAAAAACTATATTGAAACATTTACATCATTAGAATATGCTATAGGATTTAGAAACTCATTTATTTATGGAATTTTAGTATTACCATTTGTTTTGATGATATCTTTAGTAGTTTCATCTGTTATAGCTAAACTTTATAGAAAATGAGCTAGAGGATTCTGACAAACAGTATTCTTCATGCCATATATTACTAACGGTGTTGCCATCTCACTTACATTTATTCAAGTATTCGAACAAAAAGGTGTTCTTAACCAAATTATCGGTACAGATATAGCTTGATTAAAAGAAGGTTCACAAGATGGTTTCCATGCAGTTGTTGCATTAATTATTAATGGTGTATGAGGTGGTCTAGCATTTAACATTCTTATATTTACCACAGCTATGCTTTCGGTCGATAAGAATTTATACCACTCAGCTTCAATTGATGGAACTGGAGGAGTTAAACAATTTTTCTCAATCACATTACCATCAATTAAATCAACAATTAATTTCCTAATAACACTGGGAATAATCGGAGGGATTAAAGTCTTCCCACTTGCATTGTTTGAGAATAAACCTACAGACGCTATTGCTAACGGTGCTTCTACATTGATGTTATACATCTTCCAAAAAACTAAAGAAGGAAACTTATATCTTTCAGGTGCATCAAGTATAGCATTATTCGTCATAGGAGTTACATTCTCTTCAATTATTCGTGGAGGATTCTTTGCGGCACAAACTACATTAAATTACTTAGGAGAAAGAAATGTTTGAGTTAAAGTTGAAATGACAAAATCTACTCATAAAGAGACGCTTAAGAAAAAATAA
- a CDS encoding carbohydrate ABC transporter permease translates to MFELKLKWQNLLIKRRLRKNKERVSGQVRESSLFNVATISLLKLLLLCLFGVMILFPFFLMISFSFFSWKEAENLSNNFRILPSFEPSYFKVDNKDVLLTWSEGIKFNYISAMSNEGYWIAVSLTSLNVLLSVVLKVFITILMGYAFSLRSWRGKEFVWFCALALLVLPEVALLSGQYKVVRDTHMNETTIGFLFTIALPFVASIFNATMYKNAFESIPGRIKEVALVDGAVGAKYLFKIAIPMVTPTTWTIIILTAIASWNTYLWASIVVFGDADSLKVVSVWLFKAGLVHYGDEQITLQSVKMAGAILVNVPMFLAYFIFRKRIMNAVSRQGSTIKG, encoded by the coding sequence ATGTTTGAGTTAAAGTTGAAATGACAAAATCTACTCATAAAGAGACGCTTAAGAAAAAATAAAGAAAGAGTAAGCGGTCAAGTTAGAGAAAGCTCACTTTTTAATGTCGCAACAATTTCACTCCTTAAATTATTATTATTATGTTTATTCGGGGTAATGATCTTATTCCCATTCTTCTTGATGATTTCGTTTTCATTTTTCTCATGAAAAGAAGCAGAAAACTTATCTAACAACTTCAGAATTTTACCTTCGTTTGAACCATCATATTTCAAAGTTGATAATAAAGACGTATTATTAACATGAAGTGAAGGAATAAAATTTAACTATATTTCAGCGATGAGTAACGAAGGATATTGAATCGCTGTTTCACTCACAAGTCTTAACGTATTACTTTCAGTTGTTTTAAAAGTGTTTATAACAATTTTAATGGGTTATGCATTCTCACTTAGAAGTTGAAGAGGTAAAGAATTTGTTTGATTCTGTGCCTTAGCTCTTCTGGTTTTACCTGAGGTTGCACTTCTTTCTGGACAATATAAAGTTGTTCGTGATACTCACATGAATGAAACCACAATAGGATTCTTATTCACAATTGCTTTACCGTTTGTTGCTTCTATCTTTAATGCAACAATGTACAAAAATGCTTTCGAATCAATTCCTGGAAGAATTAAAGAAGTTGCTCTAGTTGACGGTGCTGTTGGTGCTAAATATTTATTCAAAATAGCCATTCCAATGGTAACACCAACTACTTGAACAATTATTATTCTTACAGCAATCGCTTCATGAAATACTTATTTATGAGCTTCAATAGTTGTTTTTGGAGACGCTGACAGTCTTAAGGTTGTATCTGTTTGATTATTCAAAGCTGGTTTAGTACACTACGGTGATGAACAAATTACACTTCAATCTGTTAAAATGGCAGGAGCAATTCTTGTTAACGTTCCAATGTTTCTTGCTTACTTTATTTTTAGAAAAAGAATTATGAATGCAGTTTCTAGACAAGGTTCAACAATTAAAGGATAA
- a CDS encoding DUF402 domain-containing protein: protein MHVKINDLRVGTILKVQAYKFNGLLYRQWNQAKIIYNNEKHIVLILYKTKVTELNGSGWVYKEPVIWFMPKKQNFNCLILIKKNGFYRYINLASTPIFEDDTIKFIDYDLDVKCYPQKELKIVDRDEFNTNGKLMKYPDSLKNKILDELSNVIKMYNNFQYFFSDEIIKYYLKIAENDKILLNVKNYLTPIIKNKKTNINSNKTFSKQGRRNFNNREKFINSTLRNA, encoded by the coding sequence ATGCATGTAAAAATAAATGATTTAAGAGTAGGTACTATTCTTAAAGTACAAGCGTATAAATTTAACGGCCTTTTATATAGACAATGGAATCAAGCTAAAATCATTTACAACAATGAAAAACATATAGTTCTAATTTTATATAAAACTAAAGTTACTGAATTAAATGGGTCGGGTTGAGTTTATAAAGAGCCTGTTATTTGATTTATGCCTAAAAAACAAAATTTCAACTGTTTAATTCTAATTAAGAAAAATGGATTTTATAGATATATAAATTTAGCATCAACACCAATTTTTGAAGATGATACAATTAAATTTATTGATTATGATCTTGATGTTAAATGCTATCCACAAAAAGAATTAAAAATAGTTGATAGAGATGAGTTTAATACAAATGGAAAATTAATGAAATATCCAGATAGTTTAAAAAATAAAATTTTAGATGAATTATCAAATGTTATTAAAATGTACAATAATTTTCAATACTTTTTTAGTGATGAAATTATTAAATACTACTTAAAAATTGCTGAAAATGACAAAATTTTACTAAATGTAAAAAATTACTTAACACCAATAATTAAAAATAAGAAAACTAATATTAATTCAAATAAAACATTTTCAAAGCAAGGTAGAAGAAATTTTAATAATAGAGAAAAATTCATTAACTCTACTCTTAGAAATGCCTAA
- a CDS encoding MYPU_1760 family metalloprotease, giving the protein MKKSKKVILWTLIGTLIGASIVLISFSLAKFITYDLANKKKPSINVNVNKKDNYDIDSELIKKPIFDNNHKNTEDYLSESLIFNDSNGEIKTTKFKYDKQIQSNKVIEYIDPYTKIKFVDFAYYEDKNGPRFLLGEEGLKYLAREFKNKVPFGPEVFNLNAIHINDFNIVDDKVRGLFISNVNTIYINANFLSENGYDIETKVQNIIPTIFHEYLHYWAKTYAEVGIDSKNSELNKNTLLISSKSDEGYQTSAWNKNFVNNFKEQLGYNSTKKYPTVNNKQSLFSNLSLNDLWNIANGGPSSVYPNKNYFVSQISHKKSDGYLFDISTEEIKYYYSIDELIPRELTKYFFIPYYFPYEETVIKDSSTFENVIYRSNWYGLESLIYQNGSYYNDFTPNSLYVDYSKTILNPVVKYAGSNWFNTNDKISVVYQNYLQTNKEKAKQFYKLLLETMGYGKTISQVINVAKNNTNKINPYDDTVAIQPEETKKIRLVGYLPTDSQYKGFVFESTDSKNPYILAEFDTHEIFRFQGYSGSIFDKSNNDRYFNLSPTDVKLSEEFKSYITKEFVDTSKIKNSSVIHYWLDKNNDGKLQNDEIVDDVITLPENRDVAVEVYNLKKENSYIIIKNKTNLDDKDLSTNVKIFNY; this is encoded by the coding sequence ATGAAAAAGAGTAAGAAAGTCATTTTATGAACTTTAATCGGAACTTTAATTGGTGCATCAATTGTATTAATAAGTTTTAGTTTAGCTAAATTCATTACTTATGATTTAGCAAATAAAAAGAAACCTTCGATTAATGTAAATGTTAATAAAAAAGATAACTATGATATAGATTCTGAGTTAATTAAAAAACCTATCTTTGATAATAATCATAAAAACACTGAAGATTACTTAAGCGAAAGCTTAATATTTAATGATAGTAATGGTGAAATTAAAACCACTAAATTTAAGTATGATAAACAAATTCAATCAAATAAAGTTATTGAATATATTGATCCATATACAAAAATCAAATTTGTCGATTTTGCTTATTATGAGGATAAAAATGGACCTAGATTTCTTCTAGGGGAAGAGGGATTGAAATACTTGGCAAGAGAATTTAAGAATAAGGTACCATTTGGACCTGAAGTTTTTAATTTAAATGCTATACATATTAATGACTTTAATATTGTTGATGATAAAGTAAGAGGACTATTTATTTCTAATGTTAATACTATTTACATTAATGCTAATTTTTTGAGTGAAAATGGTTATGATATTGAAACAAAAGTTCAAAATATAATTCCAACCATTTTTCATGAATATCTCCATTATTGAGCAAAAACTTATGCTGAAGTGGGAATTGACTCAAAGAATAGTGAGTTAAATAAAAATACCTTACTAATTAGTTCTAAAAGTGATGAAGGTTATCAGACATCAGCATGAAATAAGAATTTTGTTAATAATTTCAAGGAACAACTTGGATATAACTCTACAAAAAAGTATCCAACAGTTAATAACAAACAAAGTCTATTCAGTAATTTAAGTCTAAATGATTTGTGGAATATAGCAAATGGTGGCCCAAGTAGTGTATATCCAAATAAAAATTATTTTGTATCTCAAATATCTCACAAGAAGTCAGATGGATATTTATTTGATATTAGCACTGAGGAAATTAAATATTACTACTCAATAGATGAATTAATTCCTAGAGAATTAACTAAATATTTTTTCATTCCATATTATTTCCCTTATGAGGAAACTGTTATCAAAGATTCATCAACATTTGAAAATGTGATCTATAGAAGTAATTGATATGGTTTAGAATCATTGATATACCAAAATGGTAGTTATTATAATGATTTTACTCCTAATTCTCTTTATGTAGATTATTCTAAAACTATTTTAAATCCCGTTGTTAAATATGCTGGAAGTAATTGATTTAACACTAATGATAAAATTTCAGTTGTTTATCAAAATTACTTACAAACTAATAAAGAAAAGGCAAAACAATTTTATAAATTATTACTTGAAACAATGGGTTATGGAAAAACCATTTCTCAAGTAATTAATGTTGCTAAAAATAATACTAATAAAATCAATCCCTATGATGATACTGTTGCTATACAACCTGAAGAGACTAAAAAAATTAGATTAGTTGGTTATTTACCAACTGATTCGCAATATAAAGGTTTTGTTTTTGAATCTACTGATTCTAAAAATCCATACATATTGGCTGAATTTGACACACATGAAATCTTTAGATTTCAAGGTTATAGTGGTTCTATATTTGATAAGAGCAACAATGATAGATATTTTAATTTAAGTCCAACTGATGTTAAACTCTCAGAAGAATTTAAATCTTATATAACAAAAGAATTTGTTGATACTTCTAAAATTAAAAATTCTTCAGTGATTCACTATTGATTAGATAAAAATAATGATGGAAAATTGCAAAATGATGAAATAGTGGATGATGTAATTACTTTACCAGAAAATAGAGACGTTGCCGTAGAAGTTTATAACCTCAAGAAAGAAAATAGTTATATAATAATAAAAAATAAAACAAATTTAGATGATAAAGATTTAAGTACAAATGTTAAAATCTTTAACTATTAA